The proteins below are encoded in one region of Triticum aestivum cultivar Chinese Spring chromosome 1B, IWGSC CS RefSeq v2.1, whole genome shotgun sequence:
- the LOC123127675 gene encoding proline dehydrogenase 2, mitochondrial: protein MAIASRITKRALSTFAAAAKLPEAAVAAAGAEAVPVPSSAQQQQHQVLEFEDTGRLFTGEPSTALVRTLAALQLMSAGPLVDVGLAALRSPAVAASPVVQAAARATAYKHFCAGETADEAAARVQRLWRGGMGGILDYGIEDAEDGAACDRNVAGFLAAVDVAAALPPGSASVCIKITALCPIALLEKTSDLLRWQHKNPSVHLPWKQHAFPILSDSSPLYLTPSEPAALTAEEERELQLAHDRLLAVGARCAEHDIPLLVDAEYASVQPSIDYFTFVGALACNGGGRPIVHGTVQAYLRDARDRLEAMVRAAEEERVCLGVKIVRGAYLTREARLAESLGVPSPIHGSIQDTHDCYNGCAAFLLERVRRGSASVMLATHNVESGQLAAARAQELGIGKGDRNLQFAQLMGMADGLSLGLRNAGFQVSKYLPYGPVEHIIPYLIRRAEENRGLLSASAFDRQLLRKELVRRFKNAVMGRE from the exons ATGGCCATCGCCTCCCGCATCACGAAGCGCGCGCTCTCCACCTTCGCCGCCGCAGCCAAGCTCCCGGAGGCGGCCGTCGCGGCCGCCGGCGCCGAGGCGGTGCCCGTGCCGTCGTccgcgcagcagcagcagcatcaggtGCTGGAGTTTGAGGACACCGGGAGGCTCTTCACCGGGGAGCCGTCCACGGCTCTGGTGCGCACGCTCGCGGCGCTGCAGTTGATGTCCGCGGGCCCGCTGGTGGACGTGGGCCTCGCGGCGCTGCGGTCTCCGGCGGTGGCCGCGAGCCCCGTGGTCCAGGCCGCGGCGCGGGCCACGGCGTACAAGCACTTCTGCGCCGGGGAGACCGCCGATGAGGCCGCGGCCCGGGTGCAGCGCCTCTGGCGCGGTGGCATGGGCGGGATCCTCGACTACGGCATCGAGGACGCCGAGGACGGCGCCGCCTGCGACCGCAACGTCGCCGGCTTCCTCGCCGCTGTCGACGTCGCCGCCGCGCTGCCCCCGGGATCG GCGAGCGTGTGTATTAAGATCACGGCGCTGTGCCCGATCGCGCTGCTGGAGAAGACGAGCGACCTGCTGCGGTGGCAGCACAAGAACCCGTCGGTGCACCTGCCGTGGAAGCAGCACGCCTTCCCGATCCTGTCCGACTCGAGCCCGCTGTACCTGACGCCGTCGGAGCCGGCGGCGCtgacggcggaggaggagcgcgagcTGCAGCTGGCGCACGACCGGCTGCTGGCCGTGGGCGCGCGGTGCGCGGAGCACGACATCCCGCTGCTGGTGGACGCCGAGTACGCGTCGGTACAGCCGTCCATCGACTACTTCACGTTCGTGGGCGCGCTGGCGTGCAACGGCGGCGGGCGGCCTATCGTGCACGGCACCGTCCAGGCGTACCTCCGCGACGCGCGCGACCGGCTGGAGGCCATGGTGCGCGCGGCCGAGGAGGAGCGCGTGTGCCTCGGGGTCAAGATCGTCCGCGGCGCCTACCTCACCAGGGAGGCCCGGCTGGCGGAGTCGCTGGGCGTGCCGTCGCCCATCCACGGCAGCATCCAGGACACCCACGACTGCTACAACGGCTGCGCGGCCTTCCTCCTGGAGCGCGTCCGCCGCGGGTCGGCGTCCGTGATGCTGGCCACCCACAACGTGGAGTCCGGGCagctggcggcggcgagggcgcaGGAGCTGGGCATCGGCAAGGGCGACCGGAACCTGCAGTTCGCGCAGCTGATGGGCATGGCCGACGGGCTGTCCCTGGGGCTCCGCAACGCCGGTTTCCAGGTGAGCAAGTACCTGCCCTACGGCCCCGTGGAGCACATCATCCCCTACCTCATCAGGCGGGCCGAGGAGAACAGAGGACTGCTCTCCGCTTCCGCCTTCGACCGGCAGCTGCTCCG GAAGGAGCTGGTTAGGAGGTTCAAGAACGCGGTGATGGGACGGGAGTGA